From Phenylobacterium montanum, the proteins below share one genomic window:
- a CDS encoding DUF3108 domain-containing protein yields the protein MIANTALTVAAALALAAGPAAAQPPTEPIRLSLGYDGRLDLIKVLDMHFDQRITPTAFTAGAQLRSYGILAAFKRFDVKANAQGRLTQDGPHAEAFDYDNHDGKRERKVQVSWRADDVVTASQPAFGNMGDPPASREQRLAASDPLTQLMRVTLADPEIPCAGSPRFFDGKQLYELDFTNGRTEAPDDGMRALGVTRVMRCQVRYVEVAGFKKKAPSKRNGGLKGAINVAFGQLGSRGPWVLADVRADTPIGPADIVLRRAQVVRGQS from the coding sequence ATGATCGCCAATACCGCCCTGACCGTCGCCGCCGCCCTCGCCCTGGCCGCCGGGCCGGCCGCAGCCCAGCCGCCGACCGAGCCGATACGCCTGTCGCTGGGCTATGACGGGCGGCTGGACCTGATCAAGGTGCTGGACATGCATTTCGACCAGCGGATCACCCCCACCGCCTTCACCGCCGGCGCCCAGCTGCGCAGCTACGGCATCCTGGCGGCGTTCAAGCGCTTCGACGTCAAGGCCAACGCGCAAGGGCGCCTGACCCAGGACGGGCCGCACGCCGAGGCCTTCGACTACGACAATCACGACGGCAAGCGCGAGCGCAAGGTGCAGGTGAGCTGGCGCGCCGACGACGTGGTCACCGCCTCGCAGCCGGCCTTCGGCAATATGGGCGACCCGCCGGCCAGCCGCGAGCAGCGCCTGGCGGCGTCCGACCCCCTGACCCAGCTGATGCGGGTCACCCTGGCCGATCCCGAGATTCCGTGCGCCGGCTCGCCCCGGTTCTTCGACGGCAAGCAGCTCTATGAGCTTGACTTCACCAACGGCCGCACCGAAGCCCCCGACGACGGCATGCGCGCCTTGGGCGTCACCCGGGTGATGCGTTGCCAGGTGCGCTATGTGGAGGTCGCCGGGTTCAAGAAGAAGGCGCCGTCCAAGCGCAACGGCGGGCTGAAGGGGGCGATCAACGTCGCCTTCGGCCAGCTGGGCTCGCGCGGCCCGTGGGTGCTGGCCGACGTGCGCGCCGACACCCCGATCGGCCCCGCCGACATCGTCCTGCGCCGCGCCCAGGTGGTGCGGGGGCAAAGCTGA
- the rpmB gene encoding 50S ribosomal protein L28, translated as MSRRCELTGVGPMIGHNVSHSNIKSKRRFLPALKAIRLQSEALGQAFNLKVSNAALRTLDFKGGLDAYLVKANDDVLSPRAQKIKRQVKAKLAAQAAA; from the coding sequence ATGTCGCGCCGTTGCGAACTCACTGGCGTCGGTCCGATGATCGGCCACAACGTGAGCCACTCGAACATCAAGTCCAAGCGCCGCTTCCTGCCGGCGCTCAAGGCCATTCGGCTGCAGTCCGAGGCCCTGGGCCAGGCCTTCAACCTGAAGGTCTCCAACGCCGCCCTGCGCACGCTGGACTTCAAGGGCGGGCTCGACGCCTACCTGGTCAAGGCCAATGACGATGTGCTGTCGCCCCGCGCCCAGAAGATCAAGCGCCAGGTGAAAGCCAAGCTGGCGGCCCAGGCCGCCGCCTGA